A DNA window from Hydrogenophaga taeniospiralis contains the following coding sequences:
- the rpmI gene encoding 50S ribosomal protein L35, producing MPKMKTKSSAKKRFRVRPGGTVKRGQAFKRHILTKKTTKNKRHLRGAVTVHETNMGHMAQMLPGMGI from the coding sequence ATGCCCAAAATGAAGACCAAGAGCAGCGCGAAGAAGCGATTCCGCGTTCGTCCCGGTGGCACCGTCAAGCGCGGTCAAGCCTTCAAACGTCACATCCTGACCAAGAAGACCACCAAGAACAAGCGCCATCTGCGTGGTGCGGTGACTGTTCATGAGACCAATATGGGTCACATGGCACAGATGCTGCCCGGCATGGGTATTTGA
- the rplT gene encoding 50S ribosomal protein L20, whose product MPRVKRGVTARARHKKVLALAKGFRGRRGNVFRIAKQAVMKAGQYAYRDRRNKKRVFRQLWIARINAGARACGLTYSQFANGLKKASIEIDRKVLADLAVNDPAAFGSIVEQVKAKLAA is encoded by the coding sequence ATGCCTCGCGTCAAACGTGGTGTAACGGCACGCGCCCGCCACAAAAAAGTTCTCGCCCTTGCCAAGGGTTTTCGCGGTCGCCGCGGTAACGTCTTTCGCATCGCCAAACAGGCGGTGATGAAGGCTGGGCAGTACGCCTACCGTGATCGCCGCAACAAGAAGCGCGTCTTCCGTCAGCTCTGGATCGCGCGTATCAACGCCGGTGCCCGTGCTTGCGGCCTGACGTACAGCCAGTTCGCCAATGGCCTGAAAAAGGCTTCCATCGAAATCGACCGCAAGGTCCTGGCCGATCTGGCCGTGAACGACCCGGCTGCCTTTGGCAGCATCGTGGAGCAAGTCAAAGCCAAGCTGGCCGCTTGA
- a CDS encoding MerR family transcriptional regulator produces the protein MEKTLPPIPAKRYFTIGEVGELCGVKPHVLRYWEQEFTQLRPMKRRGNRRYYQHHEVLMIRRIRELLYDQGFTISGARNKLQELVQAERDKRRQDEVEGIEVIELDLDSQFPVDDSTFGADAESDIAVTAPAINGSGTLLRDMRRELLEIRELLRHAS, from the coding sequence ATGGAAAAAACGCTCCCGCCCATTCCCGCAAAGCGCTACTTCACCATTGGTGAAGTGGGCGAGTTGTGTGGTGTCAAGCCGCATGTGCTGCGGTATTGGGAGCAGGAATTCACCCAGCTGCGGCCCATGAAACGGCGTGGCAACCGCCGCTATTACCAGCACCATGAAGTGCTCATGATTCGCAGGATCCGCGAACTTTTGTACGACCAGGGGTTCACCATCAGTGGGGCGCGCAACAAGCTGCAGGAGCTTGTGCAGGCCGAGCGGGACAAGCGTCGTCAGGACGAAGTCGAAGGCATCGAGGTCATCGAACTTGATCTGGATTCCCAGTTCCCTGTGGATGACTCGACTTTTGGCGCCGATGCGGAGAGCGATATCGCGGTCACGGCGCCAGCGATCAATGGATCGGGCACGCTGTTGCGCGATATGCGCCGCGAATTGCTGGAAATTCGAGAGCTTCTGCGCCACGCGAGCTGA
- a CDS encoding integration host factor subunit alpha: protein MELAVESLETPALTKAQLAELLFDQIGLNKRESKDMIDAFFDLVTDSLVNGTDVKISGFGNFQIRTKAPRPGRNPRTGEPVAIEARRVVTFHASPKLKEQVQTAIVGG, encoded by the coding sequence ATGGAACTCGCCGTTGAAAGCCTGGAAACGCCGGCATTGACCAAAGCGCAGCTCGCCGAATTGCTGTTTGACCAAATTGGTCTGAACAAGCGAGAGTCCAAAGACATGATCGATGCTTTTTTTGATCTCGTCACCGACAGCCTCGTCAATGGCACCGATGTGAAGATCTCGGGTTTCGGCAATTTTCAGATCAGGACCAAGGCCCCCCGACCCGGGCGCAACCCGCGAACCGGTGAACCGGTGGCCATCGAGGCGCGCCGCGTGGTCACCTTCCACGCCAGCCCCAAGCTCAAGGAGCAGGTACAGACTGCCATCGTCGGCGGCTGA
- the infC gene encoding translation initiation factor IF-3, with translation MATNFRDRRQREERAHRLNREIMAPEVRLNGPENEPLGIVSLQEALRMAGELDVDLVEIAATANPPVCRLMDYGKFKYQEQKKAAEAKAKQTVIEIKEIKFRPGTDDGDYNIKMRNIRRFLDEGDKCKITLRFRGREITHQDLGLALLNRIRDELADSIVVEQFPKLEGRQMIMMIAPGRKKAGGAAKATEATAAQSAEQPTA, from the coding sequence ATAGCTACCAATTTTCGTGACCGCCGCCAGCGCGAGGAGCGCGCGCACCGACTGAATCGTGAAATCATGGCCCCCGAGGTTCGCCTCAACGGGCCGGAGAACGAGCCGCTGGGCATTGTCAGTCTGCAGGAAGCGCTGCGCATGGCTGGTGAGCTGGATGTGGATCTGGTCGAAATTGCGGCCACGGCCAATCCTCCGGTGTGTCGCCTGATGGACTACGGCAAGTTCAAGTACCAGGAGCAGAAGAAGGCGGCTGAGGCGAAGGCCAAGCAGACGGTTATCGAGATCAAGGAGATTAAGTTCCGTCCTGGGACCGATGATGGCGACTACAACATCAAGATGCGCAATATCCGGCGTTTTCTCGATGAAGGTGACAAGTGCAAGATCACGTTGCGCTTCCGTGGTCGTGAAATCACGCACCAGGATCTGGGGCTGGCGTTGCTCAATCGCATACGCGATGAGTTGGCCGATTCGATCGTGGTGGAACAGTTTCCCAAGCTCGAAGGTCGTCAGATGATCATGATGATCGCGCCAGGTCGCAAGAAGGCCGGCGGTGCTGCCAAGGCGACTGAGGCGACGGCGGCGCAAAGCGCTGAGCAGCCGACAGCCTGA
- a CDS encoding ABC transporter substrate-binding protein, whose amino-acid sequence MKCLPLTTLALSLSLPFAANADWAKVEAEAKGQTVYFNAWGGSEATNAYIGWVAQQVKGRYGVELRHVKVTDTAEVVKRVQTEVAAGRRTDGSVDLMWINGENFRNLKQGGLLFGPWAESLPHWGAVDLNRPVRSDFSVPTDGFEAPWGTAQLTFIADKAKTPTPPRSAAELLAFAKANPGRVSYPKLPDFHGTTFVKQVLIELAPDRQLLQAPVSAAGFASATAPLWAYLDQLHPQLWRSGKTFPASAAEMHRMLADGELKLSLTFNPNEAANLITTRQLPASAYSFGFTGGTIGNVHFVGIPVNAKAPAGAQVVANFLLSPEAQARKADVAVWGDRSVLDLAKLPAAMQATMRKTAPGALAEAVPTLAEPHASWVEALEAEWLKRYGSR is encoded by the coding sequence ATGAAATGCCTGCCCCTCACCACCCTGGCGCTGAGCCTGTCGCTCCCCTTTGCCGCGAACGCCGACTGGGCCAAGGTCGAAGCCGAAGCCAAGGGGCAGACGGTGTATTTCAACGCCTGGGGCGGCAGCGAGGCGACGAATGCCTACATCGGCTGGGTGGCGCAGCAGGTCAAGGGCCGCTACGGTGTGGAGCTGCGCCATGTGAAGGTGACGGACACGGCCGAGGTGGTCAAGCGGGTGCAGACCGAGGTGGCCGCCGGGCGCCGCACGGACGGCTCGGTCGATCTGATGTGGATCAACGGTGAAAACTTCCGCAACCTGAAGCAGGGCGGTCTGCTGTTCGGCCCCTGGGCCGAGAGCCTGCCCCACTGGGGCGCGGTGGACCTGAACAGGCCCGTGCGCAGCGACTTCTCGGTGCCCACCGATGGCTTTGAAGCGCCCTGGGGCACGGCGCAGCTGACCTTCATCGCCGACAAGGCCAAGACGCCCACGCCGCCGCGTTCGGCGGCCGAGCTGCTGGCGTTTGCCAAAGCCAACCCGGGCCGCGTGAGCTACCCCAAGCTGCCCGACTTTCACGGCACCACCTTCGTCAAGCAGGTGCTGATCGAGCTGGCGCCCGACCGCCAGCTGCTGCAGGCGCCGGTGTCGGCCGCCGGTTTCGCCTCGGCCACGGCGCCGCTGTGGGCCTATCTGGACCAGCTGCACCCGCAGCTCTGGCGCAGCGGCAAGACCTTCCCGGCCAGCGCCGCTGAAATGCACCGCATGCTGGCCGATGGTGAGCTCAAGCTCTCGCTGACCTTCAACCCCAACGAAGCGGCCAACCTGATCACCACGCGCCAGTTGCCGGCCTCGGCCTACAGCTTCGGCTTCACGGGCGGCACCATCGGCAACGTGCATTTTGTCGGCATCCCTGTCAACGCCAAGGCCCCCGCAGGCGCCCAGGTGGTGGCCAACTTCCTGCTCTCGCCCGAAGCCCAGGCCCGCAAGGCCGACGTGGCGGTCTGGGGCGACCGCAGCGTGCTCGACCTGGCCAAACTGCCCGCAGCGATGCAGGCCACGATGCGCAAGACCGCGCCCGGTGCGCTGGCCGAGGCCGTGCCCACGCTCGCCGAGCCACACGCCAGCTGGGTGGAGGCGCTGGAGGCGGAGTGGCTCAAGCGCTACGGCTCACGCTGA
- the pheS gene encoding phenylalanine--tRNA ligase subunit alpha — MNELDALVDSARVGFAQAVTPADLENAKAQFLGKSGRITELMKGMAALSVDEKKTRGAAINQAKQAIEAALTARRQALADAELQAQLKAEALDVTLPGRQRGQGGLHPVSLTLERIEAIFSSMGFDVAEGPEIESDWFNFTALNTPEDHPARSMHDTFYVEGGSEKAPNLLRTHTSPMQIRHAVQHVKRHRAALDAGQGMPEIRVIAPGRTYRVDSDATHSPMFHQCEGLWIGENVSFKDLKYVFTDFCRTFFESHDLVLRFRPSFFPFTEPSAEIDIQFQSGPLAGRWLEVAGSGQVHPNVVRNMGLDPERYIGFAFGMGPDRLTMLRYGVNDLRLFFDGDIRFLSQFR, encoded by the coding sequence ATGAACGAGTTGGACGCACTGGTCGATAGCGCACGTGTTGGCTTTGCGCAGGCCGTCACCCCTGCCGACCTGGAAAATGCCAAGGCCCAGTTCCTGGGCAAGTCGGGTCGCATCACCGAGCTGATGAAGGGCATGGCCGCTTTGTCGGTGGACGAAAAAAAGACCCGCGGAGCTGCCATCAACCAGGCCAAGCAGGCGATCGAAGCCGCGCTCACCGCGCGTCGCCAAGCGCTCGCTGACGCGGAACTCCAGGCCCAGCTCAAGGCCGAGGCGTTGGACGTGACGTTGCCCGGCCGTCAGCGTGGACAGGGTGGCCTGCACCCGGTCAGCCTGACGCTGGAGCGGATCGAGGCGATTTTCTCATCGATGGGGTTCGACGTCGCCGAAGGCCCTGAGATCGAGTCCGACTGGTTCAATTTCACTGCACTGAACACGCCCGAGGACCACCCGGCGCGTTCCATGCACGACACCTTCTACGTTGAAGGCGGCAGTGAGAAGGCCCCCAACCTGCTGCGCACCCACACCAGTCCGATGCAGATCCGCCATGCGGTGCAACATGTCAAGCGCCACCGCGCCGCGCTGGACGCAGGTCAGGGCATGCCCGAGATTCGCGTGATCGCGCCGGGCCGCACCTACCGTGTGGACAGCGACGCCACGCATTCGCCCATGTTCCATCAGTGTGAAGGTCTGTGGATTGGCGAAAACGTGAGCTTCAAGGACCTGAAGTACGTCTTCACCGATTTTTGTCGGACCTTCTTTGAAAGCCACGATCTGGTGCTGCGGTTCCGTCCCAGCTTCTTCCCCTTTACCGAACCCAGCGCTGAAATCGACATCCAGTTCCAGAGTGGTCCACTGGCCGGGCGCTGGCTCGAAGTGGCCGGATCGGGTCAAGTGCACCCGAACGTGGTGCGCAACATGGGACTGGACCCTGAACGCTATATCGGCTTTGCCTTCGGCATGGGGCCGGACCGCCTGACCATGCTGCGCTATGGCGTGAACGACCTGCGCCTGTTCTTCGACGGCGATATCCGCTTCCTCTCGCAATTCCGTTAG
- the pheT gene encoding phenylalanine--tRNA ligase subunit beta: MQFPESWLRAFCNPPLTSQQLADTLTMAGLEVEELRPFAPAFTGVVVGQILSAEQHPNADRLRVCQVDVGQGAPLNIVCGAPNARAGIKVPCATVGALLPPGEDGKPFAIKLGKLRGVESQGMLCSAKELQISEESNGLLELGDDAVVGRNIREQLGLDDMLFTLKLTPNLAHCLSVYGIAREVSALTDTPLLPSEFPKAAVQIPDRLPVSVQAPDLCGRFSGRIVRGVNTKAQTPAWMVERLARCGQRSISPLVDISNYVMFELGRPSHIFDLDKIHGGLQVRWGREGEQLKLLNGNTITVNADVGVIADDHRVESLAGIMGGDATAVSDDTQNIFIEAAFWWPKAIAGRSRRYNFSTDAGHRFERGVDPSTTVEHVERITQLVLEICGGQAAVLDDQVIHLPQATPVTLRVARAVKVIGMPLTQAQCAAALRRLGLPVAEGDGTLTVTPPAYRFDLQIEEDLIEEVARVVGYNELPDTPPQAPITAKVRTEARRGPFAVRRALAQLGYQETINFSFVEERWESELAGNADPIRLLNPIASQMSVMRSSLLGSLVAALKFNLDRRADRVRLFEVGRVFRKDASVTDSDTSVAGFDQPMRVAGLCFGAVDVLQWGSPARAVDFFDAKGDVQALLAPRSVEFRAAEHPAMHPGRCASVWLAGSCIGHVGELHPKWRQAYELAQAPVMFELDLNAVLARDVPAYQGVSRHQAVERDLAIVVKESVTHAAVVDAIRAPANPWLRDVMLFDVYRPKKQVGADASTPGALAADEKSLAMRLVLNRDDATLTDEDIDAAIKAVLESLGQRVAARLRA; this comes from the coding sequence ATGCAATTTCCCGAATCCTGGCTGCGCGCCTTCTGCAACCCACCCCTGACCAGCCAGCAACTGGCCGACACCCTGACCATGGCCGGTCTGGAGGTCGAAGAACTTCGCCCGTTCGCGCCCGCTTTCACCGGCGTGGTGGTGGGCCAGATCCTGAGCGCCGAACAACACCCCAACGCCGATCGCCTGCGCGTGTGTCAGGTGGATGTGGGGCAGGGTGCTCCGCTGAACATCGTCTGCGGTGCCCCGAACGCGCGCGCCGGCATCAAGGTGCCGTGTGCCACCGTGGGTGCGCTGTTGCCGCCCGGTGAAGACGGCAAGCCTTTTGCCATCAAGCTGGGCAAGTTGCGCGGCGTTGAAAGCCAGGGCATGCTGTGCTCGGCCAAAGAGTTGCAAATCTCCGAAGAGAGCAACGGTCTGCTGGAACTGGGCGACGACGCTGTGGTCGGTCGCAATATCCGCGAACAGCTGGGCCTGGATGACATGCTGTTCACGCTCAAGCTCACGCCCAATCTGGCCCACTGCCTGAGTGTGTACGGCATCGCGCGTGAGGTGTCGGCCCTGACCGATACGCCGTTGCTGCCGTCCGAGTTTCCCAAGGCCGCTGTACAGATACCGGACCGCCTGCCGGTGAGCGTGCAGGCGCCCGACCTGTGTGGGCGCTTCAGCGGCCGCATTGTGCGCGGTGTGAACACGAAAGCGCAGACCCCGGCCTGGATGGTCGAGCGACTGGCGCGCTGCGGTCAGCGCAGCATCTCGCCGCTGGTGGACATTTCCAATTACGTGATGTTCGAGCTGGGCCGCCCTTCGCACATTTTCGACCTCGACAAGATTCACGGCGGCCTGCAGGTGCGTTGGGGTCGCGAGGGCGAGCAGCTCAAGCTGCTCAACGGCAACACCATCACGGTGAACGCCGACGTGGGTGTGATCGCGGACGACCATCGGGTCGAGTCGCTGGCCGGCATCATGGGCGGCGACGCCACCGCCGTGTCCGACGACACGCAAAACATCTTCATCGAAGCCGCTTTCTGGTGGCCCAAGGCGATTGCCGGGCGTTCGCGGCGGTACAACTTCTCCACCGATGCCGGACACCGGTTCGAGCGCGGTGTGGACCCCTCGACCACGGTGGAGCATGTCGAGCGCATCACGCAGCTCGTGCTGGAGATTTGTGGCGGGCAGGCGGCGGTGCTGGATGACCAGGTGATCCATCTGCCGCAGGCCACGCCGGTGACCTTGCGTGTGGCGCGCGCGGTCAAGGTGATCGGCATGCCACTGACGCAGGCGCAATGCGCAGCTGCTTTGCGGCGTCTGGGATTGCCTGTGGCGGAGGGTGATGGCACCCTCACCGTGACACCACCGGCCTATCGCTTTGATCTGCAGATCGAAGAAGACCTGATTGAAGAGGTGGCGCGTGTCGTGGGCTACAACGAACTGCCCGACACACCGCCACAGGCACCCATCACCGCCAAGGTCCGGACCGAAGCGCGCCGTGGTCCGTTTGCGGTCCGCCGCGCCTTGGCGCAGCTGGGCTATCAGGAGACCATCAATTTCAGCTTTGTCGAAGAGCGCTGGGAGTCGGAACTGGCGGGTAACGCCGATCCGATCCGTCTGCTCAACCCCATCGCCAGCCAGATGAGCGTGATGCGCTCCTCATTGCTCGGCAGCTTGGTGGCCGCGCTCAAGTTCAATTTGGACCGCCGTGCCGACCGCGTGCGCCTGTTCGAGGTGGGTCGCGTGTTCCGCAAGGATGCGTCGGTGACCGACAGCGACACGAGTGTGGCCGGGTTCGATCAACCGATGCGCGTGGCCGGACTGTGCTTCGGTGCGGTGGACGTCCTGCAGTGGGGCTCGCCCGCACGCGCGGTGGACTTCTTTGACGCCAAAGGGGACGTGCAGGCGCTGCTCGCACCCAGGTCGGTCGAATTCAGGGCGGCCGAACATCCCGCCATGCACCCCGGTCGTTGCGCCAGTGTCTGGCTGGCTGGGTCTTGTATTGGCCATGTGGGCGAGCTGCACCCCAAATGGCGGCAGGCCTATGAGTTGGCTCAGGCGCCGGTGATGTTTGAGCTCGACCTCAACGCCGTGCTGGCACGCGATGTGCCGGCTTACCAGGGGGTGAGCCGCCATCAGGCGGTGGAGCGCGACCTTGCCATCGTGGTCAAGGAGTCCGTTACCCACGCGGCGGTGGTCGATGCCATTCGTGCGCCCGCCAATCCCTGGCTGCGCGATGTGATGCTGTTCGATGTGTACCGGCCCAAGAAGCAGGTCGGCGCCGATGCGAGCACTCCCGGTGCGCTGGCAGCCGACGAAAAAAGCCTCGCCATGCGATTGGTGCTCAATCGGGACGACGCTACACTGACCGACGAGGACATCGACGCTGCCATCAAAGCGGTGCTCGAATCACTGGGGCAGCGCGTCGCAGCCAGGCTGCGTGCCTGA